Below is a genomic region from Desulfovibrio sp. TomC.
AACGAGCGGTCCATAGTCTCTTAGATACTTCTTCACAAGAGCGATGGTATAGGTAGCTTGATCCCCTACATACTCCCACGGGACTTGGAGCACCCCGTCCTTAAGCTTAAATTTCTTAGTAGACCCATATTAGTCAGTACCTTGCAGTGCAAGCGAGCACTCTAGTTTAGACTCTACGTAGGGCGCGTAGGTTTCTTCGATAGCGCCAACATCTCTGTAAAAATTAATCGCACGAGAAGTATATCCACTTACACATGTCCCGGCACTAACATTGTTACACGACAACAATCCTTGCTCAGACAAATCCATGGCCGACGCTTCATCAAATCTCTCGTTATATATCCTCAGCAGCGTTTCAAGTTGAGCAGTCACTGCAAACGCCCAGCAAGAACCACACGAACCTTGATTCTTTATACTCGTAACATAATTTACTCCATCAACGTCTGTCCAAGTGAACCTTGAAGGTGCCTCTGAGGCAACATCGTCAGGCACGTTGCGCCTTGCGTTTAGTTGAGGTTGAATACTAGACTCTTCCTCGACAGCGGTCGCCCACTTTTTTAAATCCTCAATGGACATACCTGTAAATTTGTTGTCTCCAGCCTTCCATGAACTTTTAGCTTTCTGGGATATCTCATCATTAATTGACGCAACACGACTCGATTCTGCTAAGGCATCAACAGTAATCAATAAGCACATTAAAGTCGAAAGAAGAAAAGTATGCATGTGGCTTGCCTTATATTAACTTGTTTCAAAAATAGCGTCCACCTGAACAATAACTTATTCGCGTTCTATGACCAAATGACAAGTCTATACTTGAATTCAACAATCTTGACACCTTTAAGGTGGTGGTCGTTAGTTAACAAAATACAAGCGAACACAATGACAAAGATCACCCCAGATGCAGTATATTTTTGTTAAATCAGGACATCGCTCTCCGCATTACTCGGCATCGCATCGAATCCTCGACTCGCCTTGGATCCCGTCAATGGTTGTGGAGGGGTAACTTTAAATTGTTTAAACGATCCTCTCTACAAACCCATTGTTGAAGACAAAAATTTGTTGCAGCAGATGTTCGACCTCAATTCCATTGGATCTCAAGAATGAGAATTGTGGAGGTTGTATGTAATCCAGAAAGCCTAGCTTAAAAAAAGTTTCCCCTGAATAACTTAGCCAGTCTTTATATCCTGGCGAATAATATTTATAAGCTTCAGTTAAAGCAAGATTATACAAAACGCCGTTCATTCGACTTAATGGATTCCTTCCATCTGACCGATCTTTGACTATACGTATTCTTGAATAAGCTACAGCCAGTGCTTCTTCCAAAAGTGGCTCACGTTTTGATCCAAATAAGTATCGCTGAATGTCACAATTAAAATGAAACAACTCATGATAATATGTCTTATAGCAAACAAGTCTCGCCAAGCAGCACAAATCTTCTTTTGTTAAGTATAATGTCAGTTTTTTTCGGCACCTAGCAATTAATGACCAAAAAAAATATAAATATTATTTCGGTATAAAGTAATAACCCCAGGACTTTGCATTAAATTATATGACCCAAGGAGAACAGCCTCTGACAAGAAACCTTCCATCTGTGCTTGGCCTTCAAAAACATCAATTGGCTGATTTAAAAGTTCGTCTAAATAATCATTACCAAGTTTATCTAAAATAACAATTTCTCCAAGTTCAGCAACAGGTATTTCATTAATTTCTTCTGTTAATTCTTTTGCTAATTTATCTGCAATGTTCATTGTCGATCACCTCTTGAAGTATGATTATGCCTTGAGCCTTACAAATAACGCTGGAAAAAGTTGTTGGCTACAAAGAGACTAGTAGGCATTTAATGCTCTTTGAAGATCAGATCTCAATTCCTCCACTAGCTCTCTTGGCTCTAGTAGTTTAGCGTCTGCGCCGAAACCTAATATCCATCTTTTTACATCAAACCAACCTGATGTGTTTAGTTCTAAAATGATCGACCCGTCAGGACAATAATTTTTAACTTCACGAGTGGACCAAACTCTTTCGTCTATGTATTTAGCCTGGCTAGATGAAAACCATATTTTTACAAAAACTGGATCGTCAAATATAACTCCAAAAGAATTTTCTAATAATTTTTCAGGATTGAATCCGCGGGGATATTTATAATTCTTGTTTAGCAATGTTATTTTTTGAATCCGCTCAACTGCGATCGTCCGAACGTCTTTGTGATTGTCGAATCTGACAAATAGATACAACCCGCCATTCTTACTAAAAAAACAAAGTGGGCTTATGTTGTACTCAGCAATATTTTCTTTTGCAAACGAGTAATAAGACATTTTGCATTGCTTTTTTTTAATTATTGCCTGATTAACAATATCAATTATTTTTTCTTTCTCAGTATAATCTTTATCAAAATCGTAGCTCTTAATATATATTTTTTTAATAGTATTTACCATATCAGAAACCTTGAGCGTAGTAATTGATGCAATCTTTTCAAATGCGCTATTAATGTATCCTTCAATTTGTGTCCCATTTAAAATCGTAAAGTTAGTTTTCATCAAAAAAAGTGCAATAAGCTCCGGCACAGAGAAAAAAATGCATGGGAACTTGGTATTGCCAATTTTTCTGACGTACTCATGACTTGCCTTGTAAGAAAATTTTCCTTCTCTACCTATTTCTATGATCTCAATTCCTAACTGCATTATGATATCAACGTTCCTTCGAGCAGTACGTTCATGCACTTCTAATATTTCAGCAATTTCGCCATAGGTAGCCCCTTGCGGCCTAGCTAGCAATTCAAATGTCTGTATTATGCGAATGACGTTTTGACCGCGGTTAATTGTCATTTCGATTGCCCCATGAATTAACTGCGACTAACAAGCGCTTCTTGTTAAACTTTGATGCTGTCATGTAATCAGAATTTCCCGATAAAATTTCTTTACTTACCTGACCTGGAACATGGTCTAATGAAACGATATGGCTAAAAGATGGGTCAAATAACATTCTGGCAAACTTTGTAGCATAGGTTTTCCCGGCATTGATATAAGCTAAATTTAAAGAACTTAAATTTTCATCAATTTTGTCAAAAATCTGAGGGCAATGCAAAAGATTTTTTACCCGAGCAAATTGTTCACTTGAAAGAGAGACTTTAAGAAAAGTATCATCGTTCATAACGTCCTCCTTGCCTCACCCGGTTGGCCAGGTGTGCTTGTTGAGAGGACCTTACGACGTGGTTTTGACAGATTAGGTCATAGCGATTTCAAAATATATATCAATATTTCAACATGTTGCCTGCTATTGAAAAAATAGTTTTTGCCCACCAACGGAGTTATCATCCTTGCTAGTGGAGGAAAAGAGAGGGCAATTCATCAGAGGACGTTTCCACTAGAACCAAGGCAAGCGTCAGGAAAAGCCCCTTCATGAAACCACCCCCAGTTTATGGACTATTCTCTGCCAATAATCCTTTTTTCTCATCCCGGCTGGAGTAACCCCCATTTAGACCGGACACCCTCTTGACCCTAGGAGATAGGTCTAGAGGTATGTCCAGACAGAGTGCTAACGAGTTTCACACGGTCAGTCCTGACCAGTGAACTGCGATCCCTGGTCCGTGTTAAAGATTTCCGGCACCCCGTAACGATTCATGGCCTCTTCCAAGGCGGTAATGCAGAAATCGGCGTCCAGGGTGTTGGATAGCCGCCAGAACAGCACGGCTCGGCTGTGCCAGTCCATCACCGCCACGAGGTAGAGGAAACCGCGCCGCATGCGGACATACGTGATATCCGCGCACCACACCTGGTCCGGCCGTTTGATCGCAAGGCCGCGCAGCAGATACGGATAGATCTTGTGCCCTGGATGCGGCTGACTGGTCTTGGGCTTCTGGTAGATCGCCATCAGCCCCATCCTGCGCATCAATGCCGCACGCGTCCACGTCCGACCACGATGCCCTGATGCCGTAAATGCAGCCGCATCTGGCGCGATCCGTAAAACGGCGTCTCCAGAAACTGCTCGTCGATATGCTGCATCAGGTCCAGGTTCATGGCCGACTCGCCGTTCGGGCGATGATACCAAGTCGACCTGGCCAGCCCGAGGATGCGGCACTGTCGGGAAATACTGAGTCGGGGATGGCCGCGTTCGACTATCCCACGCCTTCGCCCGCGACTCATCGTTTGGCGAAGGCTCGCTCTAAAAAATCCTTTTCCACGGTCAATTGGCCGATCTTGGCGTGGAGTTCCCGGATTTCGGCGGCGGCATCCTTCTGCACGGTCGCAGCCTTTCCGGAAAAGGCCGCCACCATGCCTTCCTTGGCCTGACGCTTCCAGCCGGCGATCTGTGTCGGATGCACGTCGTACTTGCTGGCCAACTCGGCCAAGGTCAACTCGCCCGACAGGGCCTCGAGCGCCACTTTGGCCTTAAACTCCGCTGAAAACTTCCGTCGCTGGGACATCGAAAACCGTCCTCCTCGCTTGAGGACTATAGCTTAGCAGACTGTCCAATTTCCCGCGACCACCTCATCCTCCTGACTTTGCCTGACCTAAGTCGGCGACCTGTAGCCATGTCGGCCTATCCTCCACCACCGTTGTCGCCGACCCAAGTCCTAACGCTCTCCTCTATGAAAACTAGGAAAAACAAATCAGCGAACGAACCGCCCTGTCATAAATTTCTTCGATGTCACGATCTAAAGCACTAAGACGACTATCAAGCTCCCTCAAGACAAAAGCATTTTGTTGGTCCGCATCAATTTTAAATAAATCTATTTTATCAATTAAGTACACCACCAGCGCACTGGCAATACCTACTAGACCGCCGGTGAGTGCAGCTATGATGGCTGAGCCAAACGAACCCAAGACAGGGATGGCTGACAAAGTTGGCAGCAATGCCTTTTCAATATATTCTTCAGCAATAATACCGACCCCTGTAAGCACACCCGAAGCCAGCAGTTTTAAGGCGGCATCCGACGCTTGGGCCGCAGTCATTCCTTCGGGACGTACCACTAACAGTTTGATAGCTCGGATCAATGACATGAAGCCTTCACGGATCATTCGAACGACACGCTTAGCTGTTGTCCAAAATGCATTAATAAATGTCGTAAAAATGTTGCTCAGGAATCCGCTAATGGCCCCATCACGCAAAGCGATAACGACGTTTTTCCAATTATTTAGTACAGTTTTTGCAACGTGATGAAGACGTGCAACTAACGCTTCAAAGAAAGTATCTTTGCCAACACCGTCTTTGAATCCATTTTTATACGCATCTTGGACTTCATCGAAAATTTCTACAAAAAAATCAACCATAACACAACCAATGGCTTGCTGTAGCCCCATTTTCGAAGCCTCAACACCACTTGTTGTCAGTGTGCTTTTGAAAAATTTACTGCTCGAATAATACTCACGAGAGATCGTCTTCTCATAACTTAAGCGTGCTTCCCTGTCCTTGGTCGAAACCCTCTCATGGTCAACTTCCTCTAATTTTCTCCACTTATTATATTCTTGGCGTTCCTGGTCAGTCAAAGATGTCTTAGCCGCAAGTTCCTCAATACGCGCTTGGCGGACATCCTTTTTGATATTAAGATCTTCAAGATGTCTACCAGCCGGCTTATGCTTCTTAGAACGATTGATACTACGCTCGGTTGCGTTAAGATTATAAGAAGAGTTCGCG
It encodes:
- a CDS encoding helix-turn-helix transcriptional regulator — encoded protein: MTINRGQNVIRIIQTFELLARPQGATYGEIAEILEVHERTARRNVDIIMQLGIEIIEIGREGKFSYKASHEYVRKIGNTKFPCIFFSVPELIALFLMKTNFTILNGTQIEGYINSAFEKIASITTLKVSDMVNTIKKIYIKSYDFDKDYTEKEKIIDIVNQAIIKKKQCKMSYYSFAKENIAEYNISPLCFFSKNGGLYLFVRFDNHKDVRTIAVERIQKITLLNKNYKYPRGFNPEKLLENSFGVIFDDPVFVKIWFSSSQAKYIDERVWSTREVKNYCPDGSIILELNTSGWFDVKRWILGFGADAKLLEPRELVEELRSDLQRALNAY
- a CDS encoding lactate permease; amino-acid sequence: MGEAVDRYKRQQELLKAVRARHTEDDKLINSSLLTDMPIDEKSFAVFESMERRHKEDERLILEEIHVPVNEINKILESINSAWDKKKINDLIFSCQRQVISSVVGPFGLGQIVAAYDKVGGNVDTIHNARSGIYATDNERLRYDHREEYDSAKYHSHSDYIAKNRTVAAEKAEGVLVDEYTGRKVNRNDNVDLDHTISASEIHNDPGRVLAEKNGPDAANSSYNLNATERSINRSKKHKPAGRHLEDLNIKKDVRQARIEELAAKTSLTDQERQEYNKWRKLEEVDHERVSTKDREARLSYEKTISREYYSSSKFFKSTLTTSGVEASKMGLQQAIGCVMVDFFVEIFDEVQDAYKNGFKDGVGKDTFFEALVARLHHVAKTVLNNWKNVVIALRDGAISGFLSNIFTTFINAFWTTAKRVVRMIREGFMSLIRAIKLLVVRPEGMTAAQASDAALKLLASGVLTGVGIIAEEYIEKALLPTLSAIPVLGSFGSAIIAALTGGLVGIASALVVYLIDKIDLFKIDADQQNAFVLRELDSRLSALDRDIEEIYDRAVRSLICFS